The following proteins are co-located in the Castanea sativa cultivar Marrone di Chiusa Pesio chromosome 8, ASM4071231v1 genome:
- the LOC142607940 gene encoding LOB domain-containing protein 15: MSRDRERLDEIAKKIKRETDATSQMGRRHLLGPSGTLNTITPCAACKLLRRRCAEECPFSPYFSPHEPHKFAAVHKVFGASNVSKMLMEVPESQRADAANSLVYEANLRLRDPVYGCMGAISALQQQIHSLQAELNSVRTEILKYKYREATCSIISSSPADLVPFGAVSIAAPQRTLRPPPPTPPPPPPAPPPPPPVLSSPPIVVTSLSSSSSTSFYIPPTSTTSYSSILSGNVSYFN; this comes from the exons ATGTCCAGAGACAG GGAGAGATTGGATGAGATAGCGAAAAAGATCAAAAGAGAGACAGATGCAACTTCTCAAATGGGACGGAGGCATTTACTTGGTCCTTCTGGGACATTGAACACTATCACACCTTGTGCTGCATGTAAGCTTTTGAGAAGAAGGTGTGCTGAAGAATGCCCTTTCTCCCCATATTTCTCTCCACATGAACCCCACAAATTTGCAGCTGTTCACAAAGTTTTTGGTGCAAGCAACGTCTCCAAGATGCTAATG GAGGTGCCAGAGAGCCAAAGAGCTGATGCGGCAAATAGTCTGGTTTATGAAGCAAACTTGAGGCTGAGAGACCCAGTGTATGGGTGCATGGGTGCAATTTCTGCTCTGCAACAACAAATACATTCTTTACAAGCAGAACTTAATTCAGTAAGGACTGAGATATTGAAATACAAATATAGAGAAGCCACTTGTAGCATCATTTCTTCTAGTCCTGCTGATTTAGTTCCTTTTGGGGCTGTTTCCATTGCGGCACCACAACGAACTCTTCGTCCTCCACCGCCgacacctcctcctcctcctcctgcaccaccaccacctccaccagTCTTGTCTTCTCCACCTATTGTTGTCACTTCTTTGTCTTCTTCGTCTTCTACTTCTTTCTATATACCACCAACAAGCACAACCAGTTACAGCTCCATTTTGAGTGGTAATGTCTCATATTTTAACTGA